The following are encoded together in the Erpetoichthys calabaricus chromosome 16, fErpCal1.3, whole genome shotgun sequence genome:
- the LOC114651204 gene encoding uncharacterized protein K02A2.6-like yields the protein MAMITGHFGPFDDSVEQWGDYTERFEFFVKANAIDDALKVPTFLSVIGAKTFSLLRSLVRPGKPGDKSFDDIAKILDSHFSPKPLLIAERFRFHKRNQEEGESVAQYVAVLKKLTEYCEFGANLDDALRDRLVCGLRSEGLQKRLLTYANLTLQKAIEIAVSMELAAKEAQQLGAAARSELNLVLRKHQAVFQEELGSITGIKVTLRVQQNCQPRFLKARSVPYALRSKVEADIDRLVKLGVLDPVSHSEWATPVVPVVKSDGSVRLCGDFKVTVNPVLIAEQYPLPVIEDIFAGLAGGNKFSKIDLSQAYLQMHVDEDSQKYLTITTHKGLYRYCRLPFGITSAPALFQRAMDQILSGLPGVQCYLDDILVTGRDDKEHMANLDKTLSRLEKYGLRVNKEKCDFFKMSVEYLGHVIDSEGLHTAPSKVKAIVDAPAPSNVSQLRSFLGLVNYYGRFIPQLATLLKPLHELLCESRPWKWSQECETTFSKTKAVLADKRVLTHFDPSLPIQLACDASPYGVGAVVSHIMSTGEERPIAFASRTLSKTETKYPQIEKEALSIIFGIKKFHTYLFGRKFTLLTDHRPLTSIFGSHTGVPSMAASRLQRWALLLGAHNYEIKYRRSEAHGNADGLSRLPLPDQPREQGQKIFYFKMVENAPITAHQIKQETKGDYTLSKLLTCILKGQDLSTLNALPDVQPYLSRGKELSVTAGCLMWGMRVIIPQRLRKPILDELHLGHCGIVRMKELARSYFWWPGLDRDIEEKANSCSSCQGLRNMPSPAPLHPWEWPASPWQRVHLDFAGPVEGVMVLVAVDAHSKWPEITVMPDITSEKTIQTLREMFARFGLPEQIVTDNGPSFVSQEMEEFLKGNGIKHLLSSPYHPSTNGLAERMVQTLKHALKASKSEAPFKQRIYTFLLKYRNTPHATTGMSPAYLFLKRQLRTRLDLLRPATTQMRVYDKQHDQVKQRAKRAKDCEFFSGDAVLARNYSTTEKWVPATILQKTGPVSYKVCTRDHQTWRRHVEQLLPSIPVEEAGSTETSEEPSFSELIQSQPGIPPDSPVSIPADAVVPRLPEVALGDEHTSAVRRNPLRSRKPPDRLNL from the exons ATGGCAATGATAACGGGACATTTCGGGCCATTCGATGATTCAGTTGAGCAATGGGGCGATTATACAGAGCGATTTGAGTTTTTTGTGAAAGCCAACGCCATTGACGATGCCTTGAAAGTGCCGACATTTCTTAGCGTTATCGGGGCAAAGACATTTAGTCTACTGAGAAGTTTGGTACGGCCAGGAAAACCCGGTGACAAGTCATTTGATGATATTGCAAAGATTCTGGACTCACATTTTTCGCCTAAGCCGTTATTAATAGCTGAAAGATTTAGATTTCACAAACGGAACCAGGAAGAAGGCGAGTCTGTTGCTCAATATGTAGCGGTACTCAAGAAACTTACAGAATATTGTGAATTTGGTGCTAATTTGGATGACGCCTTACGGGACAGGCTAGTGTGCGGATTGAGAAGTGAGGGCCTTCAGAAGCGGTTACTCACTTACGCCAACCTCACATTGCAGAAAGCGATTGAGATAGCCGTGTCTATGGAGCTGGCTGCTAAAGAAGCACAGCAGTTAGGGGCAGCTGCTAGA TCCGAGTTGAATTTGGTCCTGAGAAAGCACCAAGCTGTATTCCAAGAGGAACTGGGGAGTATAACAGGGATTAAAGTGACACTCCGGGTGCAACAAAATTGTCAGCCAAGATTTTTAAAGGCAAGGAGTGTTCCTTACGCTTTAAGATCTAAGGTGGAGGCGGACATTGACCGGCTTGTCAAACTAGGAGTCCTAGACCCTGTTTCTCATTCTGAGTGGGCCACACCTGTGGTTCCGGTGGTCAAGTCTGATGGATCTGTACGATTATGTGGGGACTTTAAGGTAACAGTTAACCCTGTTCTCATAGCTGAGCAATACCCCCTTCCTGTGATTGAAGATATTTTTGCTGGATTAGCTGGGGGAAACAAATTTAGTAAAATAGACCTCAGCCAAGCATACTTGCAAATGCATGTAGATGAGGACTCACAAAAGTACCTCACCATAACAACACATAAAGGGCTGTACCGTTATTGTCGTTTACCCTTTGGAATTACTTCAGCACCAGCGTTATTTCAGCGTGCCATGGATCAGATCCTTAGTGGATTACCAGGGGTACAGTGTTACCTGGATGACATCCTGGTCACAGGGCGAGATGACAAGGAGCACATGGCCAATCTGGATAAAACCTTAAGCAGGCTAGAAAAGTATGGGCTGCGTGTAAACAAGGagaaatgtgactttttcaaaatgtctgtgGAGTACCTAGGACATGTTATTGATTCTGAGGGGTTGCACACAGCTCCTTCAAAAGTGAAGGCAATAGTAGATGCCCCTGCTCCAAGCAATGTCAGCCAACTGAGATCATTCTTAGGTCTCGTGAACTATTATGGGCGTTTCATTCCACAGCTAGCAACATTGTTGAAACCACTCCATGAGTTGCTGTGTGAGAGTAGACCCTGGAAATGGTCACAGGAGTGTGAAACGACATTTAGCAAAACCAAGGCCGTGCTGGCTGATAAAagagttttaacacattttgacCCATCCTTACCAATTCAGTTAGCTTGCGATGCATCCCCTTACGGTGTTGGGGCTGTGGTGTCGCATATTATGTCAACAGGTGAGGAGCGACCAATTGCATTTGCGTCAAGAACATtgagtaaaactgaaacaaaatatcctcaaattgaaaaagaggctttaagcatcatttttggaataaagaaattccaCACTTACCTCTTTGGTCGAAAATTTACCCTGCTAACAGACCACAGACCTCTCACGTCTATTTTTGGCTCACACACTGGTGTACCATCTatggcagcaagcagactgcagcGCTGGGCATTGCTCCTTGGGGCTCACAATTATGAGATCAAATACAGGCGTTCGGAGGCACATGGAAATGCAGATGGTTTGTCAAGACTTCCCCTACCTGACCAACCCAGAGAACAAGGGcaaaagattttttactttaaGATGGTGGAAAATGCACCTATCACTGCCCACCAGATTAAGCAAGAAACCAAGGGTGATTATACACTGTCAAAACTACTCACCTGCATTCTTAAAGGGCAGGACCTTAGCACCCTTAATGCACTGCCTGATGTTCAGCCTTACCTTTCACGGGGAAAGGAGCTATCTGTGACAGCAGGATGCCTCATGTGGGGCATGCGAGTAATTATACCACAAAGGTTGAGGAAACCCATTCTGGATGAGTTACATCTTGGACACTGTGGTATAGTCCGAATGAAAGAGCTAGCCCGGAGTTATTTTTGGTGGCCTGGACTGGATCGTGATATTGAGGAAAAGGCAAATTCATGTTCATCATGTCAAGGCCTCAGAAATATGCCAAGTCCAGCACCATTGCATCCATGGGAATGGCCTGCCAGTCCTTGGCAACGCGTTCATTTAGATTTTGCAGGACCTGTAGAGGGTGTTATGGTTCTGGTCGCAGTGGATGCACATTCTAAGTGGCCTGAGATCACTGTCATGCCCGACATCACATCAGAAAAGACAATCCAAACCTTAAGAGAGATGTTTGCACGTTTTGGACTGCCAGAGCAGATCGTGACGGATAATGGGCCTTCTTTTGTATCCCAAGAAATGGAAGAATTCCTAAAAGGTAATGGTATTAAACATCTCCTATCCAGCCCTTATCATCCTTCAACTAATGGCCTGGCTGAAAGAATGGTGCAAACCCTTAAACATGCTCTTAAAGCATCCAAAAGTGAAGCACCTTTCAAACAACGTATTTATACCTTTCTTCTTAAATATCGTAACACACCCCATGCAACAACAGGTATGTCACCAGCTTATCTGTTCCTAAAAAGGCAGCTGAGAACACGTCTTGATTTGTTGAGACCAGCTACCACTCAAATGAGAGTTTATGATAAGCAGCACGATCAAGTAAAACAACGTGCCAAGCGGGCTAAAGATTGTGAGTTTTTCAGTGGAGATGCTGTCCTTGCTCGTAACTATTCCACCACTGAGAAATGGGTACCAGCAACCATTCTTCAAAAGACTGGACCTGTCTCTTATAAGGTATGCACACGAGACCACCAGACATGGAGACGACATGTTGAACAGCTGTTACCCTCTATACCTGTTGAAGAAGCCGGTAGCACAGAAACGTCTGAGGAACCTAGTTTTAGTGAGTTGATCCAAAGCCAGCCAGGAATACCACCTGACTCTCCTGTTTCAATTCCTGCCGATGCTGTCGTGCCAAGGTTACCTGAGGTTGCCTTAGGGGATGAACACACCTCAGCTGTACGACGTAACCCTCTCAGAAGCAGGAAGCCTCCTGACCGTCTTAACTTATGA